The Meriones unguiculatus strain TT.TT164.6M chromosome 1, Bangor_MerUng_6.1, whole genome shotgun sequence genome has a segment encoding these proteins:
- the Garem2 gene encoding GRB2-associated and regulator of MAPK protein 2 isoform X2: MEKLAAGLAGLRWSMGAFPLDLIVSRCRLPTLACLGPGEYAEGVSERDILLIHSCRQWTTVTAHTLEEGHYVIGPKIDIPLQYPGKFKLLEQARDVREPVRYFSSVEEVASVFPDRIFVMEAITFSVKVVSGEFSEDSEVYNFTLHAGDELTLMGQAEILCAKTTKERSRFTTLLRKLGRAGALAGMGGPGSVGTAAGGSGAARPVKGKMPCLICMNHRTNESLSLPFQCQGRFSTRSPLELQMQEGEHTVRAIIERVRLPVNVLVPSRPPRNPYDLHPVREGHCYKLVSIISKTVVLGLALRREGPAPLHFLLLTDTPRFALPQGLLAGDPRVERLVRDSASYCRERFDPDEYSTAVREAPAELADDCASPRRARLCLPAPRALAPGRAPGPAARLGPALPALGDGDQEYVSPDWAGASEPAAPCAEIPYEELWLHQAPDGHPDARARPLPGPDLISFGTVGPPRHEPEAPPPPVPPKSEAVKEECRLLHAPPVPPRGGGSCSRLGGSPPVPPRFPKLQSVPSPSSSLSYYSSGLQDGAGSRSGSGSPSPDAYSLYCYPCTWGDCKAMESSPRPPPGPLPSTTTQPSQASRALAEPLSGRTTSLLGTDTPVVKNYHSCPPLFKPPQPQKRFAPFGALNPFSGPAHPSGAPATSSSGSTSTSGALATSSPTHSPSSGPQGQGYSAALSTSLSSSEWQEPALEPLDPFELGQASPPEPELLRCQEPRAAGAPGSGPCLSPFGPPKAFEPEGLVLRQVPASLSPAALQGPEAGGTLLFLTQGCLEGPPGSPREGATGAGVRDAASWQPPADLSALSLEEVSRSLRFIGLSEDVVSFFARERIDGSIFVQLSEDILADDFHLTKLQVKKIMQFIKGWRPKI, encoded by the exons ATGGAGAAGCTGGCGGCCGGGCTGGCGGGGCTGCGCTGGAGCATGGGCGCTTTCCCGCTCGACCTCATCGTCAGCCGCTGCCGCCTGCCCACGCTCGCCTGCCTCGGGCCAG GAGAGTATGCGGAGGGTGTCAGTGAGCGCGATATCCTGCTGATCCACTCTTGCCGCCAGTGGACGACAGTGACAGCCCACACCCTGGAGGAGGGCCACTATGTCATTGGGCCCAAGATTGACATCCCTCTGCAGTACCCAG GCAAATTCAAGCTCCTGGAGCAGGCTCGGGATGTGCGGGAGCCCGTGAGATACTTCAGCAGCGTGGAGGAGGTGGCCAGTGTCTTTCCTGACCGAATCTTTGTGATGGAAGCCATCACCTTCAGTGTCAAG GTGGTGTCGGGCGAGTTCAGCGAGGACAGCGAGGTGTACAACTTCACGCTGCACGCGGGCGACGAGCTCACGCTCATGGGCCAGGCCGAGATTCTGTGCGCCAAGACCACCAAGGAGCGCTCGCGCTTCACCACGCTCCTGCGCAAGCTGGGCCGCGCGGGGGCCCTGGCGGGAATGGGCGGCCCCGGGAGCGTGGGGACCGCGGCGGGCGGCAGCGGGGCCGCCAGGCCGGTCAAAGGCAAGATGCCCTGCCTCATCTGCATGAACCACCGCACCAACGAGAGCCTGAGCCTGCCCTTCCAGTGCCAGGGCCGCTTCAGCACGCGCAGCCCGCTGGAGCTGCAGATGCAGGAGGGCGAGCACACGGTGCGCGCCATCATCGAGCGCGTGCGGCTGCCGGTGAACGTGCTCGTGCCCAGCCGGCCGCCACGCAACCCCTACGACCTGCACCCGGTGCGGGAGGGCCACTGCTACAAGCTGGTCAGCATCATCTCCAAGACGGTGGTGCTAGGGCTGGCACTGCGCCGCGAGGGCCCGGCgccgctgcacttcctgctgctcACCGACACGCCGCGCTTCGCCCTGCCGCAGGGCCTGCTGGCCGGGGACCCGCGCGTCGAGCGCCTGGTGCGCGACAGCGCCTCCTACTGCCGCGAGCGCTTCGACCCTGACGAGTACTCCACCGCCGTGCGCGAGGCGCCCGCCGAGTTGGCCGACGACTGCGCCAGCCCGCGCCGCGCGCGCCTCTGCCTGCCCGCGCCGCGCGCCCTCGCGCCCGGCCGCGCGCCCGGCCCGGCGGCTCGCCTGGGGCCGGCCCTGCCCGCGCTGGGCGACGGCGACCAGGAGTACGTGAGCCCGGACTGGGCGGGCGCGTCCGAGCCCGCGGCCCCGTGCGCCGAGATCCCCTATGAGGAGCTGTGGCTGCACCAGGCCCCCGACGGCCACCCCGACGCCCGCGCGCGGCCGCTCCCGGGCCCGGACCTCATCTCCTTCGGGACCGTGGGCCCCCCACGTCATGAGCCGGAGGCGCCGCCGCCTCCTGTGCCCCCCAAGTCCGAGGCG GTGAAGGAAGAGTGCCGCCTGCTTCACGCCCCTCCCGTGCCTCCGCGGGGTGGTGGCAGCTGCAGCAGGCTCGGGGGCAGCCCCCCAGTGCCGCCCCGCTTCCCCAAGCTGCAGTCTGTCCCCTCGCCCAGCTCCAGTCTCTCCTACTATTCCTCTGGCCTGCAGGACGG GGCAGGATCCCGAAGTGGCAGCGGCTCCCCATCACCGGATGCTTACTCCCTCTATTGCTACCCGTGCACCTGGGGAGACTGCAAAGCCATGGAATCCTCTCCCCGCCCACCCCCGGGACCCTTGCCTTCTACCACCACCCAGCCCAGTCAGGCCTCCAGAGCCCTAGCAGAGCCCCTGAGCGGTCGAACCACCTCCCTCCTGGGGACCGACACCCCAGTGGTTAAGAATTACCATAGCTGCCCGCCTCTGTTCAAGCCCCCCCAGCCCCAGAAGCGCTTTGCTCCCTTTGGTGCCCTTAACCCCTTCTCTGGGCCTGCCCACCCTTCAGGTGCTCCAGCGACCTCGTCCTCCGGGTCCACGTCCACCTCGGGTGCCCTGGCTACCTCCAGCCCCACTCACTCCCCAAGCTCAGGCCCACAGGGCCAGGGTTACTCAGCTGCTCTGTCTACTTCCTTGTCATCCTCTGAGTGGCAGGAGCCAGCGCTGGAGCCCCTGGACCCATTTGAGCTGGGGCAGGCCAGTCCTCCTGAGCCGGAGCTGCTGCGCTGTCAGGAGCCCAGAGCTGCGGGGGCGCCTGGGTCTGGACCCTGCCTTTCACCGTTTGGTCCTCCCAAGGCCTTTGAGCCCGAAGGTTTGGTGCTGAGGCAGGTTCCTGCCTCATTGTCACCAGCTGCCTTGCAggggcctgaggcaggaggaacccTGCTCTTTCTCACCCAAGGGTGCCTGGAAGGGCCTCCTGGCAGTCCCCGGGAGGGAGCCACGGGTGCTGGTGTCCGGGATGCCGCCTCCTGGCAGCCACCAGCAGACTTGTCTGCACTCTCCCTGGAAGAGGTGTCTCGTAGTCTGCGCTTCATTGGGCTCTCGGAGGACGTGGTGAGCTTCTTTGCCCGAGAACGCATTGACGGAAGCATCTTTGTGCAGCTCAGTGAAGACATCTTGGCCGATGACTTTCATCTCACCAAGCTTCAGGTCAAGAAGATCATGCAGTTCATCAAAGGCTGGAGACCCAAGATCTGA
- the Garem2 gene encoding GRB2-associated and regulator of MAPK protein 2 isoform X1 — protein MEKLAAGLAGLRWSMGAFPLDLIVSRCRLPTLACLGPGEYAEGVSERDILLIHSCRQWTTVTAHTLEEGHYVIGPKIDIPLQYPACVPCAGKFKLLEQARDVREPVRYFSSVEEVASVFPDRIFVMEAITFSVKVVSGEFSEDSEVYNFTLHAGDELTLMGQAEILCAKTTKERSRFTTLLRKLGRAGALAGMGGPGSVGTAAGGSGAARPVKGKMPCLICMNHRTNESLSLPFQCQGRFSTRSPLELQMQEGEHTVRAIIERVRLPVNVLVPSRPPRNPYDLHPVREGHCYKLVSIISKTVVLGLALRREGPAPLHFLLLTDTPRFALPQGLLAGDPRVERLVRDSASYCRERFDPDEYSTAVREAPAELADDCASPRRARLCLPAPRALAPGRAPGPAARLGPALPALGDGDQEYVSPDWAGASEPAAPCAEIPYEELWLHQAPDGHPDARARPLPGPDLISFGTVGPPRHEPEAPPPPVPPKSEAVKEECRLLHAPPVPPRGGGSCSRLGGSPPVPPRFPKLQSVPSPSSSLSYYSSGLQDGAGSRSGSGSPSPDAYSLYCYPCTWGDCKAMESSPRPPPGPLPSTTTQPSQASRALAEPLSGRTTSLLGTDTPVVKNYHSCPPLFKPPQPQKRFAPFGALNPFSGPAHPSGAPATSSSGSTSTSGALATSSPTHSPSSGPQGQGYSAALSTSLSSSEWQEPALEPLDPFELGQASPPEPELLRCQEPRAAGAPGSGPCLSPFGPPKAFEPEGLVLRQVPASLSPAALQGPEAGGTLLFLTQGCLEGPPGSPREGATGAGVRDAASWQPPADLSALSLEEVSRSLRFIGLSEDVVSFFARERIDGSIFVQLSEDILADDFHLTKLQVKKIMQFIKGWRPKI, from the exons ATGGAGAAGCTGGCGGCCGGGCTGGCGGGGCTGCGCTGGAGCATGGGCGCTTTCCCGCTCGACCTCATCGTCAGCCGCTGCCGCCTGCCCACGCTCGCCTGCCTCGGGCCAG GAGAGTATGCGGAGGGTGTCAGTGAGCGCGATATCCTGCTGATCCACTCTTGCCGCCAGTGGACGACAGTGACAGCCCACACCCTGGAGGAGGGCCACTATGTCATTGGGCCCAAGATTGACATCCCTCTGCAGTACCCAG CCTGTGTGCCCTGTGCAGGCAAATTCAAGCTCCTGGAGCAGGCTCGGGATGTGCGGGAGCCCGTGAGATACTTCAGCAGCGTGGAGGAGGTGGCCAGTGTCTTTCCTGACCGAATCTTTGTGATGGAAGCCATCACCTTCAGTGTCAAG GTGGTGTCGGGCGAGTTCAGCGAGGACAGCGAGGTGTACAACTTCACGCTGCACGCGGGCGACGAGCTCACGCTCATGGGCCAGGCCGAGATTCTGTGCGCCAAGACCACCAAGGAGCGCTCGCGCTTCACCACGCTCCTGCGCAAGCTGGGCCGCGCGGGGGCCCTGGCGGGAATGGGCGGCCCCGGGAGCGTGGGGACCGCGGCGGGCGGCAGCGGGGCCGCCAGGCCGGTCAAAGGCAAGATGCCCTGCCTCATCTGCATGAACCACCGCACCAACGAGAGCCTGAGCCTGCCCTTCCAGTGCCAGGGCCGCTTCAGCACGCGCAGCCCGCTGGAGCTGCAGATGCAGGAGGGCGAGCACACGGTGCGCGCCATCATCGAGCGCGTGCGGCTGCCGGTGAACGTGCTCGTGCCCAGCCGGCCGCCACGCAACCCCTACGACCTGCACCCGGTGCGGGAGGGCCACTGCTACAAGCTGGTCAGCATCATCTCCAAGACGGTGGTGCTAGGGCTGGCACTGCGCCGCGAGGGCCCGGCgccgctgcacttcctgctgctcACCGACACGCCGCGCTTCGCCCTGCCGCAGGGCCTGCTGGCCGGGGACCCGCGCGTCGAGCGCCTGGTGCGCGACAGCGCCTCCTACTGCCGCGAGCGCTTCGACCCTGACGAGTACTCCACCGCCGTGCGCGAGGCGCCCGCCGAGTTGGCCGACGACTGCGCCAGCCCGCGCCGCGCGCGCCTCTGCCTGCCCGCGCCGCGCGCCCTCGCGCCCGGCCGCGCGCCCGGCCCGGCGGCTCGCCTGGGGCCGGCCCTGCCCGCGCTGGGCGACGGCGACCAGGAGTACGTGAGCCCGGACTGGGCGGGCGCGTCCGAGCCCGCGGCCCCGTGCGCCGAGATCCCCTATGAGGAGCTGTGGCTGCACCAGGCCCCCGACGGCCACCCCGACGCCCGCGCGCGGCCGCTCCCGGGCCCGGACCTCATCTCCTTCGGGACCGTGGGCCCCCCACGTCATGAGCCGGAGGCGCCGCCGCCTCCTGTGCCCCCCAAGTCCGAGGCG GTGAAGGAAGAGTGCCGCCTGCTTCACGCCCCTCCCGTGCCTCCGCGGGGTGGTGGCAGCTGCAGCAGGCTCGGGGGCAGCCCCCCAGTGCCGCCCCGCTTCCCCAAGCTGCAGTCTGTCCCCTCGCCCAGCTCCAGTCTCTCCTACTATTCCTCTGGCCTGCAGGACGG GGCAGGATCCCGAAGTGGCAGCGGCTCCCCATCACCGGATGCTTACTCCCTCTATTGCTACCCGTGCACCTGGGGAGACTGCAAAGCCATGGAATCCTCTCCCCGCCCACCCCCGGGACCCTTGCCTTCTACCACCACCCAGCCCAGTCAGGCCTCCAGAGCCCTAGCAGAGCCCCTGAGCGGTCGAACCACCTCCCTCCTGGGGACCGACACCCCAGTGGTTAAGAATTACCATAGCTGCCCGCCTCTGTTCAAGCCCCCCCAGCCCCAGAAGCGCTTTGCTCCCTTTGGTGCCCTTAACCCCTTCTCTGGGCCTGCCCACCCTTCAGGTGCTCCAGCGACCTCGTCCTCCGGGTCCACGTCCACCTCGGGTGCCCTGGCTACCTCCAGCCCCACTCACTCCCCAAGCTCAGGCCCACAGGGCCAGGGTTACTCAGCTGCTCTGTCTACTTCCTTGTCATCCTCTGAGTGGCAGGAGCCAGCGCTGGAGCCCCTGGACCCATTTGAGCTGGGGCAGGCCAGTCCTCCTGAGCCGGAGCTGCTGCGCTGTCAGGAGCCCAGAGCTGCGGGGGCGCCTGGGTCTGGACCCTGCCTTTCACCGTTTGGTCCTCCCAAGGCCTTTGAGCCCGAAGGTTTGGTGCTGAGGCAGGTTCCTGCCTCATTGTCACCAGCTGCCTTGCAggggcctgaggcaggaggaacccTGCTCTTTCTCACCCAAGGGTGCCTGGAAGGGCCTCCTGGCAGTCCCCGGGAGGGAGCCACGGGTGCTGGTGTCCGGGATGCCGCCTCCTGGCAGCCACCAGCAGACTTGTCTGCACTCTCCCTGGAAGAGGTGTCTCGTAGTCTGCGCTTCATTGGGCTCTCGGAGGACGTGGTGAGCTTCTTTGCCCGAGAACGCATTGACGGAAGCATCTTTGTGCAGCTCAGTGAAGACATCTTGGCCGATGACTTTCATCTCACCAAGCTTCAGGTCAAGAAGATCATGCAGTTCATCAAAGGCTGGAGACCCAAGATCTGA
- the Garem2 gene encoding GRB2-associated and regulator of MAPK protein 2 isoform X3: MLVVQSLPLARVSSGKFKLLEQARDVREPVRYFSSVEEVASVFPDRIFVMEAITFSVKVVSGEFSEDSEVYNFTLHAGDELTLMGQAEILCAKTTKERSRFTTLLRKLGRAGALAGMGGPGSVGTAAGGSGAARPVKGKMPCLICMNHRTNESLSLPFQCQGRFSTRSPLELQMQEGEHTVRAIIERVRLPVNVLVPSRPPRNPYDLHPVREGHCYKLVSIISKTVVLGLALRREGPAPLHFLLLTDTPRFALPQGLLAGDPRVERLVRDSASYCRERFDPDEYSTAVREAPAELADDCASPRRARLCLPAPRALAPGRAPGPAARLGPALPALGDGDQEYVSPDWAGASEPAAPCAEIPYEELWLHQAPDGHPDARARPLPGPDLISFGTVGPPRHEPEAPPPPVPPKSEAVKEECRLLHAPPVPPRGGGSCSRLGGSPPVPPRFPKLQSVPSPSSSLSYYSSGLQDGAGSRSGSGSPSPDAYSLYCYPCTWGDCKAMESSPRPPPGPLPSTTTQPSQASRALAEPLSGRTTSLLGTDTPVVKNYHSCPPLFKPPQPQKRFAPFGALNPFSGPAHPSGAPATSSSGSTSTSGALATSSPTHSPSSGPQGQGYSAALSTSLSSSEWQEPALEPLDPFELGQASPPEPELLRCQEPRAAGAPGSGPCLSPFGPPKAFEPEGLVLRQVPASLSPAALQGPEAGGTLLFLTQGCLEGPPGSPREGATGAGVRDAASWQPPADLSALSLEEVSRSLRFIGLSEDVVSFFARERIDGSIFVQLSEDILADDFHLTKLQVKKIMQFIKGWRPKI, from the exons atgttggtggttcagtccctGCCCTTGGCCAGGGTCTCTTCAG GCAAATTCAAGCTCCTGGAGCAGGCTCGGGATGTGCGGGAGCCCGTGAGATACTTCAGCAGCGTGGAGGAGGTGGCCAGTGTCTTTCCTGACCGAATCTTTGTGATGGAAGCCATCACCTTCAGTGTCAAG GTGGTGTCGGGCGAGTTCAGCGAGGACAGCGAGGTGTACAACTTCACGCTGCACGCGGGCGACGAGCTCACGCTCATGGGCCAGGCCGAGATTCTGTGCGCCAAGACCACCAAGGAGCGCTCGCGCTTCACCACGCTCCTGCGCAAGCTGGGCCGCGCGGGGGCCCTGGCGGGAATGGGCGGCCCCGGGAGCGTGGGGACCGCGGCGGGCGGCAGCGGGGCCGCCAGGCCGGTCAAAGGCAAGATGCCCTGCCTCATCTGCATGAACCACCGCACCAACGAGAGCCTGAGCCTGCCCTTCCAGTGCCAGGGCCGCTTCAGCACGCGCAGCCCGCTGGAGCTGCAGATGCAGGAGGGCGAGCACACGGTGCGCGCCATCATCGAGCGCGTGCGGCTGCCGGTGAACGTGCTCGTGCCCAGCCGGCCGCCACGCAACCCCTACGACCTGCACCCGGTGCGGGAGGGCCACTGCTACAAGCTGGTCAGCATCATCTCCAAGACGGTGGTGCTAGGGCTGGCACTGCGCCGCGAGGGCCCGGCgccgctgcacttcctgctgctcACCGACACGCCGCGCTTCGCCCTGCCGCAGGGCCTGCTGGCCGGGGACCCGCGCGTCGAGCGCCTGGTGCGCGACAGCGCCTCCTACTGCCGCGAGCGCTTCGACCCTGACGAGTACTCCACCGCCGTGCGCGAGGCGCCCGCCGAGTTGGCCGACGACTGCGCCAGCCCGCGCCGCGCGCGCCTCTGCCTGCCCGCGCCGCGCGCCCTCGCGCCCGGCCGCGCGCCCGGCCCGGCGGCTCGCCTGGGGCCGGCCCTGCCCGCGCTGGGCGACGGCGACCAGGAGTACGTGAGCCCGGACTGGGCGGGCGCGTCCGAGCCCGCGGCCCCGTGCGCCGAGATCCCCTATGAGGAGCTGTGGCTGCACCAGGCCCCCGACGGCCACCCCGACGCCCGCGCGCGGCCGCTCCCGGGCCCGGACCTCATCTCCTTCGGGACCGTGGGCCCCCCACGTCATGAGCCGGAGGCGCCGCCGCCTCCTGTGCCCCCCAAGTCCGAGGCG GTGAAGGAAGAGTGCCGCCTGCTTCACGCCCCTCCCGTGCCTCCGCGGGGTGGTGGCAGCTGCAGCAGGCTCGGGGGCAGCCCCCCAGTGCCGCCCCGCTTCCCCAAGCTGCAGTCTGTCCCCTCGCCCAGCTCCAGTCTCTCCTACTATTCCTCTGGCCTGCAGGACGG GGCAGGATCCCGAAGTGGCAGCGGCTCCCCATCACCGGATGCTTACTCCCTCTATTGCTACCCGTGCACCTGGGGAGACTGCAAAGCCATGGAATCCTCTCCCCGCCCACCCCCGGGACCCTTGCCTTCTACCACCACCCAGCCCAGTCAGGCCTCCAGAGCCCTAGCAGAGCCCCTGAGCGGTCGAACCACCTCCCTCCTGGGGACCGACACCCCAGTGGTTAAGAATTACCATAGCTGCCCGCCTCTGTTCAAGCCCCCCCAGCCCCAGAAGCGCTTTGCTCCCTTTGGTGCCCTTAACCCCTTCTCTGGGCCTGCCCACCCTTCAGGTGCTCCAGCGACCTCGTCCTCCGGGTCCACGTCCACCTCGGGTGCCCTGGCTACCTCCAGCCCCACTCACTCCCCAAGCTCAGGCCCACAGGGCCAGGGTTACTCAGCTGCTCTGTCTACTTCCTTGTCATCCTCTGAGTGGCAGGAGCCAGCGCTGGAGCCCCTGGACCCATTTGAGCTGGGGCAGGCCAGTCCTCCTGAGCCGGAGCTGCTGCGCTGTCAGGAGCCCAGAGCTGCGGGGGCGCCTGGGTCTGGACCCTGCCTTTCACCGTTTGGTCCTCCCAAGGCCTTTGAGCCCGAAGGTTTGGTGCTGAGGCAGGTTCCTGCCTCATTGTCACCAGCTGCCTTGCAggggcctgaggcaggaggaacccTGCTCTTTCTCACCCAAGGGTGCCTGGAAGGGCCTCCTGGCAGTCCCCGGGAGGGAGCCACGGGTGCTGGTGTCCGGGATGCCGCCTCCTGGCAGCCACCAGCAGACTTGTCTGCACTCTCCCTGGAAGAGGTGTCTCGTAGTCTGCGCTTCATTGGGCTCTCGGAGGACGTGGTGAGCTTCTTTGCCCGAGAACGCATTGACGGAAGCATCTTTGTGCAGCTCAGTGAAGACATCTTGGCCGATGACTTTCATCTCACCAAGCTTCAGGTCAAGAAGATCATGCAGTTCATCAAAGGCTGGAGACCCAAGATCTGA